A genomic stretch from Edaphobacter aggregans includes:
- a CDS encoding Ig-like domain repeat protein, translating to MTLVTSVAYATQAPTTTALAISGNTIVYQRPVILAATVTSGGSPVSAGLVMFCDASAKYCESNTALAMVQLNASNGVAIVKLGSGPLGSHSYKAVYRANNSYASSTSNTQTYTVVGTYGSTMGLTSTGTVGAYTLKGSVTGIGSLVAGPTGTVSFLDTSVGNNSLGTEPLGTATLTSAFAQAPNSPFLIGNDPTNKRDSVAVASAYLNYFDNNLDVVTGDSNNVISVLLGNGDGSFQPKVNYPGCPTASPVAIKILLADFNRDGLTDIALGCSDGSTVGGLSILLGNSDGSFQPPVSYSTGDAAGLALGDFNNDGILDIILTNRAQQNVTVFIGNGDGTFQAANIVLATPQKVHDIVVADFNGDGNDDIAYAVSTTGLSTVYFAAGNGDGTFQTPVVAATNVGEFLTMGDLNADNKQDIVSATITQPSGHYVGYSMYVLMGNGDGTFKPAVSYLADYPSDPHIADVNGDGKPDVIAGGSFGALVFLGNGDGTFQNYTEPVIGGFGLTYAVNAGDFNNDGNADLIGTDAQSPHAAVALSQVQQGASAAALAGVAVFPLGSGTHNVDASYSGDGIYSPNVSSTIPLLAAPTPTTLTLAVQPASATVPGQSVTLTATLSPYTVGPPTTTTDGETVKFYNGNALLGSGTLSGGVATYTTTALPAGTDTLKAIYPATGDKNYLSSTSNTVNMTVTGIVVSSSVNPSTYLQNVTFTATVATGDTGNVMFMDGTTSLGTQAISGTTATLSLSTLSVNSHNITGVYNGDGSHSPATSPVLVQVVNKATPTVTVSTSGASSYGDSVTITATIVAGATGTVTFTSGGVTLGSASLNGSGVASITTSVLPVGSDSITASYPGDGNYTQANGSVTQTVGQKAVSPTLTSSANPSKQGSSVTFTDTLPTGATGTVAFSSNGTSLGTIAVNNGVATVSTSTLPVGSDAIVAVYSGDTNYSTATSNLPQTVNKATPSMTATTSGASTYGASVTLTATLTGGAGAGVTGSVAFTDGALALGTGTVSAAGIATISTTALPTGSSTITATYSGDANNAGTTATVAQVVSTATTTVNVAATGAGAYGATVTITATLPTGPTGNVTFTSGGVTLGTAAVGSTGTATITTTVLPVGTDTITANYGGDTNYGSASGTTSVTMTKISPTMTLGSSLNPSIYGQSVTFTATLPTSTTGTVTFASGGTTFGTGTVVNGVATASTTSLTVPSDVINATYNGDGNNSTATATLTQTVNKATPAVTVSTPGPTTYGSSVTITASVPAGVTGTITITSGGANLGTGTVSAAGAVTVTTTALPVGSDTITADYSGDANNNSNSGSTTQVVSAATATVNVSTSGPSNYGDPVTITATVPTGETGTITITSNGVTLGMGTATATAGTVTVTTSTLPVGSDPITATYGGDSNHSSATATTTQVVSKKAPTVGIASSLNPSTVNQSVTFTATVSNNATGTVTFLDGATSLGTGTLAGGTATFATSTLSAGSHTITASYGGDTNNGSATSAALTQTVNKQDPTLPAPTVSSTTITLGGSETITETVPTGVSGPVTFSEGGTVIGTAPVVGGVASITVTTLPVGSDPITASTPGDANNNPATSPATIVTVNKGTPTIGLSSSLNPSASNQPVTFTATAPTGATGTINFLDGSTPLGTGTLANGQASVTVPTMTAGTHTITASYAGDSSYTAATSAPLIQTVNKGTPVLTGPVVSSPTIPYGGTETITETVPPGVSGPVTFTDGGTVIGTAPIVGGVATITVTTLPIGSDPITASTPGDANNNPATSPATTVTVTKLTPVLPPPTVSSTTPPPNTPVTITETVPTGVTGTVTFSNGGTVLGTAPIVSGVATITVPSLPLGANPITASTPGDATTNPATSPATTVTVGKTTPTVTLTSSSSSSNVNQSVTFTATLPAGASGTVTFLDGTTVLGTGTVSAAGVATFSTANLTTGTHTITASYGGNDSYTAATSAPLTLVVGKAVTTITLTQSQPTELLGTSVTFTATVAAGTPTPTGTVSFLDGTTVLGTAPLSTNGTVVSFVLSGNANYATSTLTTGTHTITATYSGDTGFGTSTSAPVTNIVQDFTYTVTGTKTQNIFPGDTTSFTFSVTPVGSTTFMSDLTMDIDGLPKGTTYTFSPAKIAAGSGTTTVTLNVTTSSTLTAANRVPAGTPTPRRGAPIALGVLGLLGLGAVRRHGRKMPRMLMVLLLFLGTLLPVAALSGCAGGYFTLTPTTYSVTATGTEGTIQHSATATLVVQ from the coding sequence ATGACACTTGTCACCAGCGTGGCTTACGCGACTCAGGCGCCAACGACGACGGCATTGGCCATCTCGGGAAATACGATTGTCTATCAGCGGCCAGTGATTCTGGCAGCGACTGTCACTTCCGGCGGATCGCCTGTCAGCGCTGGGTTGGTGATGTTCTGCGATGCGAGTGCGAAGTATTGCGAGAGCAACACTGCGCTTGCGATGGTTCAGCTGAATGCGTCCAACGGAGTCGCTATTGTGAAGCTGGGCAGCGGTCCGCTGGGATCGCACAGCTACAAGGCGGTGTATCGCGCGAATAATTCCTATGCCTCGAGCACGTCGAACACACAGACGTATACGGTCGTGGGAACGTATGGCTCCACGATGGGCCTCACTTCCACGGGTACGGTCGGCGCCTATACGCTCAAGGGCTCCGTAACAGGAATCGGATCGCTTGTTGCCGGACCGACCGGCACCGTCTCATTTCTGGATACGAGCGTCGGCAATAATTCGCTGGGAACCGAGCCTCTGGGGACGGCTACGCTCACGAGCGCCTTTGCTCAAGCACCAAACTCGCCGTTTCTGATCGGCAATGACCCTACGAACAAGAGAGATTCTGTCGCGGTCGCTTCTGCGTATCTCAACTATTTCGACAACAACCTGGATGTGGTGACGGGCGATTCGAACAATGTCATCTCAGTCCTGCTTGGCAATGGCGATGGGTCGTTTCAGCCGAAGGTGAACTATCCGGGGTGCCCGACTGCGTCGCCGGTTGCGATCAAGATCCTTTTGGCAGATTTCAATCGGGACGGGCTGACGGACATCGCGCTGGGCTGCTCCGACGGGAGCACGGTGGGCGGACTATCGATCCTTCTCGGCAACAGCGATGGGAGTTTTCAGCCTCCAGTTTCGTACTCCACCGGCGATGCCGCCGGGCTCGCTTTGGGCGATTTCAATAACGATGGAATATTAGACATTATCCTGACGAATCGCGCGCAGCAGAACGTGACAGTCTTTATCGGAAACGGCGACGGGACCTTCCAGGCGGCAAATATCGTTCTTGCGACTCCGCAGAAGGTCCATGACATTGTGGTTGCGGACTTCAATGGAGACGGTAACGACGATATTGCTTACGCGGTGAGCACAACGGGGCTGTCGACTGTATATTTTGCAGCCGGTAACGGTGATGGCACGTTTCAAACGCCGGTGGTCGCTGCAACGAATGTTGGCGAATTTTTGACCATGGGCGATTTGAACGCCGACAACAAACAGGACATTGTGTCCGCCACGATTACCCAGCCGAGTGGACACTATGTTGGCTACAGCATGTATGTCCTGATGGGTAATGGCGATGGAACCTTTAAGCCGGCGGTGTCTTATCTTGCCGACTATCCTTCTGATCCGCATATTGCGGACGTAAACGGGGACGGGAAGCCGGACGTGATAGCAGGAGGAAGCTTCGGCGCGCTGGTGTTTCTAGGCAACGGCGACGGAACATTCCAGAACTATACAGAGCCAGTCATCGGCGGCTTTGGGCTGACCTATGCCGTGAATGCTGGAGACTTCAACAACGACGGCAATGCAGATTTGATTGGAACGGATGCGCAATCACCTCATGCCGCAGTGGCTCTTAGCCAGGTGCAGCAGGGAGCGAGCGCCGCCGCACTTGCAGGCGTTGCCGTTTTCCCGCTGGGCAGCGGTACTCACAACGTTGATGCGAGTTACTCGGGCGACGGGATCTATAGCCCCAATGTCTCATCAACGATTCCGCTTCTGGCTGCACCGACGCCAACGACACTGACGCTCGCTGTGCAGCCGGCCTCGGCAACGGTGCCCGGACAGTCGGTGACTCTGACGGCTACGTTGAGCCCCTATACGGTTGGGCCTCCGACGACGACGACGGATGGCGAGACGGTGAAGTTCTATAACGGCAATGCGCTGCTGGGATCGGGCACGCTGAGCGGCGGTGTCGCTACGTATACGACAACAGCATTGCCGGCCGGTACCGATACGCTGAAGGCTATCTATCCTGCGACCGGGGATAAGAATTATCTGTCCAGCACATCGAACACGGTGAACATGACGGTGACGGGAATAGTTGTGTCGTCTTCCGTGAATCCGTCCACGTATTTGCAGAACGTGACGTTTACGGCGACGGTGGCGACAGGCGACACGGGCAACGTGATGTTCATGGATGGCACGACGTCGCTTGGTACGCAGGCAATCTCGGGGACGACGGCGACTTTGAGTTTGAGTACGCTTTCGGTTAATTCGCACAATATTACCGGTGTTTACAACGGGGATGGCAGTCATAGTCCTGCGACTTCGCCGGTGCTTGTGCAGGTGGTGAATAAGGCGACGCCGACGGTGACGGTCTCGACCAGCGGGGCGAGCTCTTATGGCGACTCGGTGACGATCACTGCGACGATTGTGGCAGGAGCCACGGGTACGGTGACGTTCACGAGCGGCGGGGTAACGCTGGGTTCCGCGTCGCTGAATGGATCGGGTGTGGCTTCGATCACGACGAGTGTGTTGCCGGTCGGGAGCGATTCGATTACGGCGAGCTATCCGGGTGATGGCAATTACACCCAGGCTAATGGCTCGGTGACGCAGACGGTTGGGCAGAAGGCTGTGAGTCCAACGCTGACGTCGTCCGCGAATCCGTCGAAACAGGGAAGCTCTGTCACGTTTACGGATACGCTGCCGACAGGGGCGACGGGTACGGTTGCGTTTTCGAGCAATGGAACGTCGCTGGGCACGATTGCTGTGAACAATGGCGTGGCGACGGTATCGACGTCGACGCTTCCGGTCGGTAGTGACGCTATTGTCGCGGTCTATAGCGGTGATACGAACTACAGCACGGCTACTTCGAATCTGCCCCAGACGGTTAACAAGGCGACGCCTTCGATGACGGCAACGACCTCGGGAGCGAGTACGTATGGAGCGTCGGTTACGCTGACCGCGACTCTGACGGGTGGTGCGGGCGCCGGTGTTACGGGTTCGGTGGCTTTCACGGATGGCGCATTGGCGCTGGGCACGGGAACTGTGAGTGCTGCGGGTATTGCGACGATCTCAACTACGGCGTTGCCGACGGGAAGCTCTACGATCACCGCGACGTACAGCGGTGATGCGAATAATGCCGGAACGACAGCCACTGTAGCCCAGGTGGTGTCGACGGCGACGACGACGGTGAATGTTGCGGCGACCGGTGCGGGTGCTTACGGCGCTACGGTCACCATTACAGCGACCCTGCCGACGGGGCCGACTGGGAATGTGACGTTTACTAGCGGCGGAGTGACTCTGGGCACTGCGGCTGTTGGGTCAACTGGTACGGCAACGATAACGACGACTGTGCTGCCCGTGGGTACCGATACGATTACGGCGAACTACGGCGGCGATACGAACTACGGCTCGGCGAGTGGGACGACGTCGGTGACGATGACGAAGATTTCGCCGACGATGACGCTTGGGTCTTCGCTGAATCCGAGTATCTATGGCCAGTCTGTGACCTTCACTGCAACACTGCCAACGAGTACGACTGGCACGGTTACATTTGCGAGCGGCGGCACGACGTTCGGCACGGGGACAGTGGTGAATGGTGTTGCGACGGCGTCAACGACGAGCTTGACGGTTCCGAGCGACGTGATTAACGCGACCTACAACGGAGATGGGAACAATAGCACGGCTACGGCGACGCTGACGCAGACGGTGAACAAAGCTACGCCTGCGGTGACTGTGTCGACTCCGGGGCCAACCACGTATGGCAGTTCGGTAACGATTACGGCCTCCGTACCGGCGGGTGTGACGGGAACGATCACGATCACTAGCGGTGGTGCAAACCTGGGCACGGGAACTGTGAGCGCCGCGGGGGCGGTGACGGTGACGACTACGGCGCTGCCTGTTGGAAGCGATACGATCACGGCCGACTATAGCGGAGACGCGAACAACAATTCGAATTCGGGATCGACGACGCAGGTGGTGTCGGCGGCGACAGCTACGGTGAATGTGTCGACCTCGGGGCCGAGCAACTATGGCGATCCGGTGACGATTACGGCCACCGTTCCCACTGGGGAGACGGGCACCATAACGATCACGAGTAATGGCGTGACACTCGGAATGGGCACTGCAACCGCAACCGCGGGGACGGTGACGGTGACGACGTCGACGCTTCCTGTAGGCAGCGATCCGATTACTGCGACCTATGGCGGAGATAGCAACCATAGTTCGGCTACGGCAACAACGACTCAGGTTGTGTCGAAGAAGGCGCCGACGGTGGGGATTGCGTCATCGCTGAATCCGTCTACGGTGAATCAGTCTGTGACGTTTACAGCGACTGTGTCGAACAACGCGACAGGGACGGTTACATTTTTGGATGGTGCTACTTCTTTGGGCACCGGGACGCTGGCTGGGGGCACTGCGACGTTTGCTACATCAACGTTGTCAGCGGGTTCGCACACGATCACGGCGTCTTATGGCGGGGATACGAATAATGGCTCCGCTACTTCGGCGGCTCTGACGCAGACGGTGAACAAGCAGGATCCAACGCTGCCGGCTCCGACTGTGTCGTCGACTACCATTACGCTGGGTGGGTCGGAGACTATCACTGAGACGGTGCCGACTGGGGTGTCCGGGCCGGTTACATTCTCTGAGGGTGGGACCGTTATCGGTACGGCGCCGGTTGTGGGTGGAGTCGCGAGTATTACGGTGACGACGCTGCCGGTTGGTTCTGATCCGATTACGGCGAGCACGCCTGGCGATGCGAACAACAATCCGGCTACTTCGCCTGCAACGATTGTTACGGTCAACAAAGGGACGCCGACTATCGGGCTTAGCTCTTCGCTGAATCCCTCGGCGTCCAATCAGCCGGTGACGTTCACCGCGACCGCGCCAACGGGAGCGACGGGGACGATCAACTTCCTGGATGGCTCGACTCCTCTCGGGACGGGGACGTTGGCGAATGGTCAGGCGAGCGTCACTGTCCCAACGATGACGGCTGGGACGCACACTATCACGGCGAGCTATGCAGGTGATTCGTCGTACACCGCTGCGACGTCTGCGCCTCTGATACAGACGGTCAACAAAGGAACGCCCGTGTTGACGGGGCCGGTTGTCTCGTCGCCGACGATACCCTACGGTGGCACGGAGACGATCACGGAGACAGTGCCTCCGGGAGTGTCTGGACCGGTTACGTTCACTGATGGCGGGACGGTGATCGGAACGGCGCCAATCGTAGGTGGGGTCGCGACGATTACTGTGACGACGCTGCCGATTGGAAGCGATCCGATTACGGCGAGCACGCCTGGCGACGCGAACAATAATCCGGCGACTTCGCCAGCGACGACGGTGACGGTGACGAAGCTGACGCCGGTGCTGCCGCCGCCGACGGTGTCGTCGACCACGCCTCCGCCGAATACTCCGGTGACGATTACGGAGACAGTGCCGACGGGAGTGACCGGGACGGTTACATTCTCTAACGGTGGGACGGTACTTGGCACGGCTCCGATTGTAAGTGGAGTTGCGACGATCACGGTGCCTTCGCTGCCGCTGGGTGCGAACCCAATCACGGCAAGCACGCCGGGCGATGCGACCACCAATCCTGCTACTTCACCTGCGACGACGGTGACCGTAGGGAAGACAACTCCCACGGTGACGTTGACTTCGTCGTCGAGTTCGTCGAACGTCAACCAGTCGGTTACGTTTACGGCGACGCTTCCTGCTGGTGCTAGTGGCACGGTGACCTTCCTTGATGGGACGACGGTTCTTGGAACGGGTACTGTGAGCGCTGCCGGTGTCGCGACGTTCAGCACCGCTAACCTGACGACCGGAACGCACACGATCACTGCTTCCTATGGGGGGAATGACAGCTATACGGCGGCGACGTCCGCTCCGTTGACTCTGGTCGTGGGCAAGGCGGTGACGACAATTACGCTGACGCAGAGCCAGCCTACGGAGCTGCTAGGCACCTCGGTGACGTTCACGGCCACGGTGGCTGCGGGAACGCCTACTCCTACGGGGACGGTCTCGTTCCTTGATGGGACGACGGTTCTCGGGACGGCTCCGCTGAGTACGAATGGCACTGTGGTCTCGTTCGTGCTGTCGGGTAATGCGAACTATGCGACGAGCACGCTGACGACGGGAACGCACACGATCACGGCGACGTATTCGGGCGATACCGGCTTCGGGACCAGCACATCGGCACCTGTTACGAACATCGTGCAGGACTTCACGTATACGGTGACCGGTACGAAGACGCAGAACATCTTCCCCGGTGATACGACGAGCTTTACGTTCAGCGTGACACCGGTGGGTTCGACGACCTTCATGAGCGATTTGACGATGGATATCGATGGCCTGCCGAAGGGTACTACTTACACCTTCTCGCCGGCGAAGATTGCTGCCGGGAGCGGTACGACGACCGTTACGCTCAACGTTACGACGAGCAGCACGCTGACTGCAGCGAACCGGGTCCCGGCGGGAACGCCAACGCCTCGACGGGGCGCTCCGATTGCTCTTGGAGTGCTTGGGCTGCTTGGTCTGGGTGCTGTCCGCAGGCATGGGCGCAAGATGCCACGCATGCTGATGGTGCTTCTGTTGTTCCTTGGCACGCTGCTGCCGGTTGCTGCGCTGAGTGGTTGCGCTGGCGGTTATTTCACGCTGACTCCGACGACCTATTCGGTTACTGCTACGGGTACCGAGGGGACGATTCAACATTCCGCAACCGCGACTCTGGTCGTGCAGTAG
- a CDS encoding redoxin domain-containing protein — translation MRSFPDRVVYRSFLRAGGFFLAAVFWVLPAQALPAKGTPAPSLTTIQLLQAPTSGRRDWDSLRGKVVVLEFWATWCAPCIASLPHLNQLVEALDPARFQFISIDDEDPKVVQAFLAKKKIGGWVGVDRSGSVFARYGVKSRPTTIVVDTRGKIVAATEMDNLNAADLEAVAEGKSVAFKPAMEIVTQSAAVLPAAAAHPLFSVSFSKAAPGSKFSMVKHPPSGTDFLGVDAGTLLTYIYDPIGERTVVGSPLPEGLYNLRVELAGVPDAEASSIVRTAVFCGLHLQVQPKTITKREYILRATDASQQLLSPSASNGKAMRGYWNGRLVISKGTMDDLAFALETGLQNPVVNQTGIEGKFDARFNFKPEDIDSANAVIKKTLGLELVPGTEERTVTLLELVKQDEGQLCAAEPKQDK, via the coding sequence ATGAGGTCCTTTCCAGACCGGGTGGTCTATCGTTCGTTCCTGCGCGCCGGCGGGTTCTTTCTCGCAGCCGTATTCTGGGTTCTTCCGGCGCAGGCGCTTCCTGCGAAAGGCACGCCGGCTCCCTCCCTCACGACGATTCAGTTACTGCAAGCTCCAACAAGCGGGCGAAGAGATTGGGATAGTCTGCGAGGAAAAGTGGTGGTGCTGGAGTTTTGGGCTACGTGGTGCGCGCCGTGCATCGCCAGCCTGCCTCACCTGAACCAACTCGTGGAGGCGCTCGATCCAGCTCGATTTCAATTCATCTCCATCGATGACGAAGACCCGAAGGTGGTGCAAGCATTTCTCGCGAAGAAGAAGATTGGGGGTTGGGTGGGTGTGGATCGCTCAGGCAGCGTCTTTGCGCGGTATGGCGTGAAGTCGAGGCCGACCACCATTGTTGTGGACACGCGGGGAAAGATTGTGGCGGCAACGGAGATGGACAATCTGAATGCTGCTGACCTGGAGGCAGTGGCCGAAGGGAAGAGCGTCGCTTTCAAACCAGCAATGGAGATCGTTACGCAGAGTGCTGCCGTTTTGCCGGCAGCCGCGGCTCATCCTTTGTTTTCTGTTTCGTTCAGCAAGGCCGCTCCGGGTTCGAAATTTTCCATGGTGAAGCATCCGCCGAGCGGAACGGACTTTCTTGGAGTCGACGCAGGAACTCTTTTGACCTACATCTACGATCCGATCGGCGAGCGGACAGTCGTCGGGAGCCCGTTGCCAGAAGGACTTTACAACTTGCGGGTGGAGTTGGCCGGGGTGCCGGATGCCGAGGCGTCGTCCATTGTCCGAACAGCGGTTTTCTGCGGATTGCATTTGCAGGTGCAGCCGAAGACGATCACCAAGCGCGAATACATTCTCAGAGCCACGGATGCGAGCCAGCAGCTCTTAAGCCCATCCGCTTCGAACGGAAAGGCGATGCGAGGCTACTGGAATGGGAGGCTCGTGATCTCGAAGGGAACGATGGACGATCTCGCCTTTGCGTTGGAAACGGGACTCCAGAATCCGGTGGTGAACCAAACCGGTATCGAAGGCAAGTTCGATGCGCGCTTCAATTTCAAACCAGAAGATATTGACAGTGCGAATGCCGTGATCAAAAAGACTCTTGGTCTTGAACTGGTGCCAGGTACTGAGGAGCGGACGGTAACGCTGCTCGAGCTGGTCAAACAGGACGAGGGCCAATTGTGTGCAGCAGAGCCGAAGCAAGACAAGTAG
- a CDS encoding outer membrane beta-barrel protein has protein sequence MHLARIALLVFLLASPWALHAQGGMLSGTEDISRLEAGGNYNYFHANAPPGQCGCFGMNGGSGTFLMNVTPKWSAVADIAYAHASNVNGTAQNITIINYLFGPRYTRRMRSRYVPYGQVLFGGAKEDVNFQFTINRQSFGLLGGGGVTTRLKRKFGLTLIEVDYVYTRIPNATNNTQNNLRIVTGVTYHFGAR, from the coding sequence ATGCATCTTGCAAGAATTGCGCTACTCGTCTTTTTGCTCGCTTCACCCTGGGCGCTCCATGCTCAGGGTGGGATGTTGAGCGGGACAGAAGATATTTCCAGGCTGGAGGCCGGAGGGAACTATAACTATTTTCATGCGAACGCACCTCCGGGACAGTGTGGGTGTTTCGGGATGAATGGCGGCAGTGGGACGTTTCTGATGAACGTCACACCAAAGTGGAGCGCGGTTGCCGATATCGCTTACGCGCACGCGAGCAATGTGAATGGTACGGCCCAGAACATCACGATCATCAACTACCTGTTTGGGCCTCGCTATACGCGACGCATGAGGAGCCGCTATGTTCCTTATGGACAGGTTCTCTTCGGCGGTGCGAAGGAGGATGTTAATTTTCAATTCACCATCAATCGGCAATCGTTCGGGCTGCTGGGTGGCGGTGGGGTGACGACCCGGTTGAAGCGGAAGTTCGGATTGACTCTTATCGAGGTCGACTACGTTTACACGAGGATTCCGAATGCGACGAACAATACGCAGAACAATCTGCGGATCGTGACCGGTGTGACGTATCACTTCGGTGCGCGCTAG